In the genome of Helicovermis profundi, the window TTCTTTTTTCAATGTATATTCATTTGGAAGTTTTACTTCTCTATCTACTGATAAAAGAATTTCTACATCTAAAAATTGTTTTCCTTCTTTTAACTGCATACTATATGTAGCTGTTATAAGGCCACTTTTTAAATTTAATTTTTCTTCTTTAACTATTTCACCTATTTTTTTAATTTCATCATTTAAGTCTTCTTGGTATAGCTTTTTTCTTATTGATATTACATTTGTTAGGTTTAGTTCTTGATTTTCTTTTATTGGTTGCATAGGTTCTCCTTGTGGTTAGTAGTATTTTTATACTAGAGTATTGAAAATTTCTTTTTTATATGTTAATGAAACAAGGTATTATTTAAATTCGATATATTCCACCTTGCAATTCTTGTCCATAGTTGTATTTTTAATATTTGAATTTTATTATTACAAGTTAAATATGTTAATTCAATTTATAATGTACCTCCTAAGCGTATTTTAAGTTAACAAAATGCATAAACTTTTTTCTTTACCTATCAATTTTTATTTTTTCAAGTTTTTGTTTTTTATTTTCTTTATACACTAAAATCGAAAATTTAAAAAGTATCTCTTAAAACATATCAAAGAATGGCATAGCAGCATCATAAGAACTCATAGAAGTGAATTTTTCTCACAGGTTGGACTAGATCCATTAATTTCTTCGTTCTGGTTCATTTATTGTTTTTTATCTCACAACGTCTAATTTATTATTTCATTTTATGCTTCTTAATAAGCTCATTAATAATTCGAACCGAATTTATAGTATTTACTCCTCCACCCATTGCACCCCACGCGATTATTCTATGAAATTTAGAATAGTCATTTTCGAAATTCACAAAAATACTTATAATAGCAAATAATCCTAAACAATAAATGATAGAAATAGCAATACTAAATTTACTCCTTTTAAATTCTAAAACTGCATATACGATTAATAAAAGTAATGGTATATACATCCAAGCGAAACTATATTTAATAAAGAAAGTTGTTACCAGCATAATTACTGATATTCCAGGTATTAATTGTTCTAAAACTTGTTGTAAAATATCCTTTTTGCATTTTTTTTCAACTTGCTTCACCTCATTCAATATTTTACAAAATAAATTTCTTAAATGTTTATTACATATCACAATTAACATAAATTCAGTTCTTTCCAATGTTGATTGACTAAGTAATTTCTATTAACAATCATAATTTTGAGACCCTTGAAACACTCGTATTAAATTTATTAGCTACATCTACTATTATAATAATCAACTGACTTCAGAAAGAAACATAAAACCAAACTATTGTCATGACAAATTTTCCACAAAAATTATTACACGTAATTTTCTATATTATCGTATCCTAAATTAAGATAAAAAACTAAAAAAGGGGAGTATATCTCCTTTTTTTATAATTTATTTTAGTGCAGCATAGATTGAAAGTCCAGCTATCATTATTCCAAAGGCAATCAAAAGTACACCACCTGCAATCACTGCACCTTTAACCATTTGTTCATTAGTAAAGCCACCATGTACTGTGTAAAATTCATTTATATTTAATTCTTGAAACATAAGTAATCCTCCCCCAATTTAATCATTTGCAAAAATATTTGATTTCCAGCATATACATATGTAATTATGTATATTTTTTTCTCCAAAGGGTTATAAATGAAAGAAAATTTGGTTTTTATTTAATATATTAAATTTTCACTTTTCCAAACAATACATCTAAGTGAAATCTATTGTCTTAATTATAGTTTAACACTTACATGTGTATTTTATAATTATTTTTTATAATTATTTTACTTTTTTATATATATACTTTTTTGGTTTAAAACTAATATATTGTTATTATTAGTGATATACCTCGATTATGTTATTATTAACAATATGTATTCCTTATTTAAATTATTATGTATGTAAATTAAATGTTCTCGTTAAACTTACACCTAATTTAGTTATTTAGAAACTCTTCCTTATTGCCCTTTACTCCATTAGCAGAAAAATCAAGCTTTTCAGCAGCTTTAATCATTCCAAAAGGATTAGTTCCCTTTTTATCATTTCCTGCTGCTTCTCTTATTTTTGTTATTAGTATTTTAAATCCGTATTGTTTTGAAA includes:
- a CDS encoding cysteine peptidase family C39 domain-containing protein, yielding MLLHKATRRNRLWSACLLVVSKQYGFKILITKIREAAGNDKKGTNPFGMIKAAEKLDFSANGVKGNKEEFLNN